The following are encoded in a window of Sminthopsis crassicaudata isolate SCR6 chromosome 5, ASM4859323v1, whole genome shotgun sequence genomic DNA:
- the LOC141542418 gene encoding olfactory receptor 10AC1-like, whose protein sequence is MEGAWNGTEMSPGFYLQGFSEFPRLQPFLFVLLLIIHLATLSGNLIILVSVASVTTRPPMLLFLCQLSAIELCYTLVVVPRCLADLARAQERGSPISFVGCAVQMQMFVALGGAECFLLAAMAYDRYVAICHPLRYPVLMTSGLCGRLAISCCLGGLVVSLFLTVAVFQLPFCGSHLLIHFFCDITALLHLACTRSYIEELPLLGACIILLLVPSFLILTSYGAIVGALRRLHSSGGRRKAASTCVSHLAVTLLHYGCASFMYARPKTSYAPKRDRTLALVYTNVTPLLYPLIYSFRNREVTTAIHRVLSLKGDGHSLVTG, encoded by the coding sequence ATGGAGGGTGCATGGAATGGCACAGAGATGTCTCCTGGCTTCTATCTGCAAGGCTTTTCTGAATTTCCTCGCCTACAGCCTTTCCTCTTTGTGCTTCTGTTAATCATACATCTGGCCACCCTGAGTGGAAACCTGATCATCCTTGTGTCTGTGGCCTCAGTGACCACTCGCCCCCCAATGCTGCTCTTCCTGTGCCAGCTGTCAGCTATTGAGCTCTGCTACACACTGGTAGTAGTGCCCCGCTGCCTGGCCGACCTGGCCAGGGCCCAGGAGAGGGGCAGCCCCATCTCCTTTGTGGGCTGTGCAGTGCAAATGCAGATGTTTGTGGCCCTTGGAGGAGCTGAGTGCTTCCTGCTGGCAGCTATGGCCTATGACCGCTATGTGGCCATCTGCCACCCTCTACGTTACCCTGTCTTGATGACTTCAGGGCTCTGTGGGAGGCTGGCTATAAGCTGCTGTCTGGGGGGACTGGTGGTCTCCCTGTTTCTCACAGTGGCTGTCTTCCAACTGCCCTTTTGTGGCTCCCACTTGTTGATTCACTTCTTCTGTGACATTACTGCCCTGCTGCACCTTGCCTGTACCAGGAGCTACATAGAAGAACTGCCCCTCCTTGGGGCCTGCATTATATTATTACTGGTGCCCTCTTTCCTGATTCTGACTTCCTATGGTGCCATCGTGGGTGCCCTGCGACGTCTGCATTCATCTGGGGGCCGCAGGAAGGCTGCATCCACGTGTGTCTCCCACCTGGCAGTTACCCTACTGCACTATGGCTGCGCTTCCTTCATGTACGCACGGCCTAAGACCAGCTATGCCCCAAAGCGGGACCGGACGCTGGCACTCGTCTATACTAATGTGACACCCCTCCTCTACCCACTCATCTACAGTTTCCGCAATCGAGAAGTCACCACAGCCATACACAGGGTACTGAGTTTGAAAGGAGATGGCCACTCCTTGGTGACCGGGTGA